Proteins from a genomic interval of Gadus macrocephalus chromosome 2, ASM3116895v1:
- the cdr2a gene encoding cerebellar degeneration-related protein 2 → MLTDMIVEEEFEKDEEPWYGRQDLEHDLQLAAQLGKTLLDRNHELEQSLHEMYATNGEQLQEIEYLSKQVELLRQTNEQHAKVYEQLDLVARDLEHSNQRLVTDNRLAQHRINSLTDTVEGLQGHMEELHTQMEELQAVQVERAKRQLADPKRTIGAQSVSCLKELYNVQLNRSRSNSGYGEWHSDWPWSSPAPPPWRRDSLLDADPAVERAALQRSIQTLQSQMSAERSRRQAAERETEVTAGEKGALEEQLAKLEGCQARQVELEAEVEEMRLLWRSERASSTRLLPDTVFFSLVEDKPGQERKDDEVGQPEEEKAREKEEDPENELQRARLGRQRCSSDSFLSGALAEELSRRHDQMCIRRAEAVKQRGVSLLNEVDAQYSALQVKYEELLQRCQQGGSAGVLSHKAMQTPQVGGPGAGQPPPDLSPSAQAIVPEDGPPAEYKVLFAEIFSRIQKTKEDLSQNRRRAPDEGPCPRPLF, encoded by the exons ATGTTAACAGATATGATAGTAGAAGAAGAATTTGAGAAGGATGAAGAGCCTTGGTATGGAAGGCAGGATCTCGAACATG ATCTCCAATTGGCAGCCCAACTGGGCAAGACCTTACTGGACAGGAACCATGAGCTGGAACAATCTCTGCATGAGATGTATGCAACCAACGGCGAACAGCTTCAGGAGATAGAG TACCTGAGCAAGCAGGTGGAGCTCCTGCGGCAGACGAACGAACAGCATGCCAAGGTGTACGAGCAGCTGGACCTCGTGGCCAGGGACCTGGAGCACAGCAACCAGAGGCTGGTGACGGACAACCGCCTGGCCCAGCACAGGATCAACAG TCTGACTGACACGGTAGAAGGGCTCCAGGGCCACATGGAGGAACTGCACACCCAGATGGAGGAGCTGCAGGCGGTCCAAGTGGAGCGCGCCAAGAGGCAGTTGGCTGACCCGAAACGCACCATAGGGGCCCAGAGTGTGTCCTGTCTGAAGGAGTTGTACAACGTGCAACTaaacag ATCCAGGTCCAACAGTGGCTACGGTGAGTGGCACTCCGACTGGCCCTGGTCCTCCCCCGCTCCACCGCCATGGCGGAGGGACTCTCTGTTGGACGCGGACCCCGCGGTGGAGCGGGCTGCGCTGCAGCGCTCCATCCAGACCCTGCAGAGCCAGATGAGTGCGGAGCGGAGCCGGCGGCAGGCGGCCGAGCGGGAGACGGAGGTGACAGCCGGGGAGAAGGGGGcgctggaggagcagctggcCAAGCTGGAGGGCTGCCAGGCCAggcaggtggagctggaggcagaggtggaggagatgcgACTGCTATGGAGGTCGGAACGCGCCAGCAG TACCCGCCTCCTGCCAGACACCGTCTTCTTCTCCCTGGTGGAGGACAAGCCCGGCCAGGAGAGGAAGGATGACGAGGTGGGGCagccggaggaggagaaagcgagagagaaggaggaggatccGGAGAATGAGTTGCAGCGAGCCAGACTGGGGCGTCAGAGGTGCAGCAGCGACAGTTTCCTGAGTGGAGCGCTGGCGGAGGAGCTTAGCCGCAGACACGACCAGATGTGTATCCGGCGGGCGGAGGCTGTGAAGCAGAGGGGCGTGTCTCTGCTGAACGAGGTGGACGCTCAGTACAGTGCTCTGCAG GTGAAGTATGAGGAGCTCCTGCAGCGATGCCAGCAGGGGGGCTCGGCGGGGGTGCTCAGCCACAAGGCGATGCAGACTCCACAGGTGGGGGGCCCCGGTGCCGGCCAGCCTCCCCCAGACCTCTCCCCCTCAGCGCAGGCTATCGTTCCGGAGGACGGCCCGCCAGCTGAGTACAAGGTCCTCTTCGCAGAGATCTTCTCCCGAATCCAGAAGACCAAGGAGGACCTGAGTCAGAACCGCCGGAGGGCCCCAGATGAAGGGCCCTGCCCCCGTCCTCTGTTCTGA
- the mfsd13al gene encoding transmembrane protein 180-like isoform X1 has product MRHLIKLGANPAAVAFSMTTLGAGMMNSIFSFYYVKLFLNKYQISEGAFHQSQVVYMIWNAVNDPLFGYLQDNSKVQCCSRRRLAILYGAPLYSLAFLLAWYPWREYSPGDWMCGLHLTVALCAFDGMLTFVLLSQCALFAEISGHHQSRLRLIKYNQVASLIGSSSVLFCGLYSRNMEDYSAFQSAMVLVAVLSCGCMLYTGLHSESRFDNKGSGTSSPSSAPTEPGDDKASGQPALSFAAVVSMTCQILSDRNFQLFVVMNFFQVFMLAFFNNFTMIITEHLIPLNVLPPLAKSLMYGAGFMCPQILVLSSQKLLLDLGYYKMILYTFYVEGVMAMVMLALGPQHHYVLAVFLSVNMVLIQASFSLFNLPLADIIDSDLQKYKRSSPLSSMVFGTNALFTKPAQSLAPMLVVTILNQFNYEDLKVITKTSNPEATESLHSVMFYLVCLIPLIISTTQALAWRPFSIRNSHTVDTKYIDG; this is encoded by the exons ATGCGACACCTGATAAAACTCGGGGCCAACCCTGCAGCCGTGGCCTTCTCCATGACGACTCTCGGTGCTGGCATgatgaacagtatattcagctTCTATTATGTCAAACTCTTTCTCAATAAGTACCAAATATCAGAGGGTGCATTCCATCAGTCACAA GTCGTGTACATGATCTGGAACGCGGTGAACGACCCTCTCTTCGGTTACCTCCAGGACAACTCCAAAGTGCAATGCTGCTCACGCCGCCGCCTCGCCATCCTGTACGGCGCGCCGCTCTACTCCCTCGCCTTTCTTCTGGCCTGGTATCCATGGCGAGAGTACAGCCCCGGCGACTGGATGTGTGGCCTGCATCTCACAGTGGCGTTGTGCGCGTTCGACGGCATGCTGACCTTTGTGCTGCTCTCCCAGTGCGCCCTGTTCGCCGAGATATCCGGCCACCATCAGAGCCGCTTGAGACTCATTAAGTACAACCAG GTGGCGTCTCTGATTGGCTCATCCAGCGTGCTGTTCTGTGGCCTCTATTCCAGGAACATGGAGGACTACTCGGCCTTCCAGAGCGCTATGGTTTTGGTGGCGGTGCTGAGCTGCGGCTGCATGCTCTACACTGGCCTCCACAGCGAGAGCCGCTTTGACAACAAGGGCTCCGGCACGTCATCGCCGTCGTCGGCACCGACAGAACCCGGTGACGACAAAGCATCCGGCCAACCGGCCCTCTCGTTCGCCGCGGTGGTCTCTATGACATGCCAGATCCTGTCTGACCGCAACTTCCAGCTGTTTGTGGTCATGAACTTCTTCCAGGTGTTCATGTTGGCGTTCTTCAATAACTTCACCATGATAATCACCGAGCACCTCATTCCACTAAATGTGCTCCCGCCGCTGGCGAAGAGTCTGATGTACGGCGCTGGATTCATGTGTCCACAG ATCCTAGTGCTGAGCAGCCAGAAGCTGCTCCTTGATCTTGGGTACTACAAGATGATTCTGTACACCTTCTATGTAGAGGGGGTCATGGCCATGGTGATGCTGGCCCTCGGTCCCCAGCACCACTACGTCCTGGCGGTCTTTCTCTCCGTCAACAT GGTTTTAATACAGGCATCGTTCAGTTTGTTCAACTTGCCTTTGGCTGACATCATCGACTCAGACCTACAGAAGTATAAACGCAG ctctcctctctcatcaatGGTGTTCGGAACCAATGCTTTGTTCACCAAACCCGCCCAGTCTCTGGCCCCTATGCTCGTGGTGACCATCCTCAACCAGTTTAACTATGAAGACCTGAAGGTTATCACCAAGACCTCCAACCCAGA AGCCACGGAGAGCCTGCACAGCGTCATGTTCTACCTCGTGTGTTTGATCCCCCTGATAATCTCCACCACACAAGCCCTGGCCTGGAGACCGTTCTCCATCCGCAACAGTCACACAGTCGACACAAAGTACATCGACGGATAA
- the mfsd13al gene encoding transmembrane protein 180-like isoform X2: protein MIWNAVNDPLFGYLQDNSKVQCCSRRRLAILYGAPLYSLAFLLAWYPWREYSPGDWMCGLHLTVALCAFDGMLTFVLLSQCALFAEISGHHQSRLRLIKYNQVASLIGSSSVLFCGLYSRNMEDYSAFQSAMVLVAVLSCGCMLYTGLHSESRFDNKGSGTSSPSSAPTEPGDDKASGQPALSFAAVVSMTCQILSDRNFQLFVVMNFFQVFMLAFFNNFTMIITEHLIPLNVLPPLAKSLMYGAGFMCPQILVLSSQKLLLDLGYYKMILYTFYVEGVMAMVMLALGPQHHYVLAVFLSVNMVLIQASFSLFNLPLADIIDSDLQKYKRSSPLSSMVFGTNALFTKPAQSLAPMLVVTILNQFNYEDLKVITKTSNPEATESLHSVMFYLVCLIPLIISTTQALAWRPFSIRNSHTVDTKYIDG, encoded by the exons ATGATCTGGAACGCGGTGAACGACCCTCTCTTCGGTTACCTCCAGGACAACTCCAAAGTGCAATGCTGCTCACGCCGCCGCCTCGCCATCCTGTACGGCGCGCCGCTCTACTCCCTCGCCTTTCTTCTGGCCTGGTATCCATGGCGAGAGTACAGCCCCGGCGACTGGATGTGTGGCCTGCATCTCACAGTGGCGTTGTGCGCGTTCGACGGCATGCTGACCTTTGTGCTGCTCTCCCAGTGCGCCCTGTTCGCCGAGATATCCGGCCACCATCAGAGCCGCTTGAGACTCATTAAGTACAACCAG GTGGCGTCTCTGATTGGCTCATCCAGCGTGCTGTTCTGTGGCCTCTATTCCAGGAACATGGAGGACTACTCGGCCTTCCAGAGCGCTATGGTTTTGGTGGCGGTGCTGAGCTGCGGCTGCATGCTCTACACTGGCCTCCACAGCGAGAGCCGCTTTGACAACAAGGGCTCCGGCACGTCATCGCCGTCGTCGGCACCGACAGAACCCGGTGACGACAAAGCATCCGGCCAACCGGCCCTCTCGTTCGCCGCGGTGGTCTCTATGACATGCCAGATCCTGTCTGACCGCAACTTCCAGCTGTTTGTGGTCATGAACTTCTTCCAGGTGTTCATGTTGGCGTTCTTCAATAACTTCACCATGATAATCACCGAGCACCTCATTCCACTAAATGTGCTCCCGCCGCTGGCGAAGAGTCTGATGTACGGCGCTGGATTCATGTGTCCACAG ATCCTAGTGCTGAGCAGCCAGAAGCTGCTCCTTGATCTTGGGTACTACAAGATGATTCTGTACACCTTCTATGTAGAGGGGGTCATGGCCATGGTGATGCTGGCCCTCGGTCCCCAGCACCACTACGTCCTGGCGGTCTTTCTCTCCGTCAACAT GGTTTTAATACAGGCATCGTTCAGTTTGTTCAACTTGCCTTTGGCTGACATCATCGACTCAGACCTACAGAAGTATAAACGCAG ctctcctctctcatcaatGGTGTTCGGAACCAATGCTTTGTTCACCAAACCCGCCCAGTCTCTGGCCCCTATGCTCGTGGTGACCATCCTCAACCAGTTTAACTATGAAGACCTGAAGGTTATCACCAAGACCTCCAACCCAGA AGCCACGGAGAGCCTGCACAGCGTCATGTTCTACCTCGTGTGTTTGATCCCCCTGATAATCTCCACCACACAAGCCCTGGCCTGGAGACCGTTCTCCATCCGCAACAGTCACACAGTCGACACAAAGTACATCGACGGATAA